The nucleotide window ATATTTATTTCGGGGATTATCCATTCTTTTCTGTCGATGTACATTCTCAGGGTAGAAAGTGTACAACTTGCCAAAGAAGCCAAAAGTGTTGAAAACGGATCTGGTCCTAAATCTTTTCCGCCTTTGTTTTCGGGTTCGTCCATCAGTAATTTGCCATTTCGCCAAGAAATAGTACACAAGTATTTTTGTGTTCCAATGGAGCCTGTTATATCTTCGTCAAACATATTTTCCATACACTGATTGAATAATGGTTATAAAACGTCTCTGAATTCTGGAGTTTTGTCAAAAACTTTTTTGGCAAATGGACAAAGCGGAATAATCTTGATATTTTTTTCTCTGGCAAATTCTACTGCTTTGGCTACCATTTTTTTACCATAACCTTTTCCGTTGTTCCCTTCGTTTACTTCGGTGTGGTCTATGATTATTTTGTCGGGTCCGGCAAATACAAAAGTCATTTTGGACTCTGTTTTACCGTTGACGTCTATATGAAAAAAACCTTTTCTGTCGTTTATTTCTAATTGTACTTCTTCGTTCATTTTTTTTGAGTTGCTGAGTTACTAAGATTCTAAGTTACTAAGATTTTAAGTCTTTTCTTAGCAACTTAGAATCTTAGTAACTTAGGGACTTTTTTTAATATCTCATTGGAATTTCCATTAAAAGAAATTTGGCATCAGTTGTTGCTTTAATATCCAAAGTTTTAAAATCAGTGATTCCCAGACCATCACGGGTTTGTAATTCCTGATTGTCAGCAGTTATTGTTCCTGAAATCACAAAAACATAAATACCGTTCCCTTCTTTTTTTAATTCATATTGTTTAGAAAAACCAGCCTCAAAATCGGCTAAATGAAACCAAGCATCTTGGTGAATCCAAACGCCGGCATCATCAGGATTTGGAGATAATATTTGAGCAAAATTATTTTTCTGTTCCGCAGTGTCTAATGTGATTTGTTGGTAACGTGGCTCAACATTTCGAGTTCTTGGAAATAACCAAATCTGAAAAAGTTTTGTTTGCTGATCCGCATTTGGGTTGAATTCACTGTGTTGGATTCCGGTACCGGCACTCATCACTTGGACATCTCCCGTTTTTATGGTTGCGGCATTTCCCATGCTGTCTTTGTGTGCCAAATCACCTTCAAGTGGAATGGTAATAATTTCCATGTTATCGTGTGGATGTGTTCCAAAACCCATACCGGCCGCAATTGTGTCATCGTTCAAAACGCGTAAAGCTCCAAATTGAACTCTATCCGGATTGTACCAACTGGCGAAACTAAAACTGTGATATGCGTTTAACCATCCGTGATCGGCATGTCCTCTTGTATCTGCTTTGTGTAAAACTGTAGTTGTCATGATGTATATTTTTATTGATTTTGTTATACAAATGTACATTTGATATAAGCAAAAGACACTTAATCTAGGTTAAGAAAGAAAAGTGATTAGTATTCAGCGAAATACGGCACTTTATAAAATTTATTAATAGTCTTGAAAAAAGTGAACACTACTTTTTAAGAAGTCTACTCTTCATTTTACTAAAAAATTCTGGAGTAACTCCCATATAAGAGGCAATTTGCTTTTGGGGTACTTTCTGGATTAAATCAAGATTTTTTTTGCAGAATTTTTCAAAGCGCTCTTCGGCGGTTAAACTCAGATTATCCATTAATCGTTCTTGGTGTGCGACTAACGATTTTTCGATTAATATTCTGAAAAAACGTTCCAATTGAGGAATTTCTTTGTATAAAATTTCCTGATTTTCTTTGGATAATATAACCACTTCGGCATCCTCGATTACCTGAATAAAAAGGTTACCCGGCTTTTGCGAAAGCAAACTGTACATATCACTGATCCACCAACCGCTACAGGCAAAACTCAAAACATGTTCGACGATATTGTCATTGATGTTGAAACTTCTCAGGACACCCGAATTGACAAAATAGGAATGTTTGCATATTTCTCCGGCATTAAGCAAAATAGTTTTGGCCTTATAATGTTTGATTTCGGTTTTGGACAAGATAAATTCCTGCTCTTGAGAATTGAGTGTCACATGCTGGGCAATATTTTCTAGGATTAATGCCATTTATTTCTTTTTCGGAAGCAAGGTAAAAGTGATTGCTTTAAAGCGGTTGTCTACAATGGTTCCTGTAACTTCGGCTTTTCTGATGGTTTCGCAAAAACCGTCTGCGGCATGAGCATCACCGTGGTCATCAATCTTCGTCCCGTCTACGAAATAGGTTTTTCCATCAATGCGGATTGCCAAATTACATCCTTTTCCTTTCATTCCAAATTGGCATTCGCCACAGGCAACTTCTACCGTTTGAGGTTTTAAGGACTCTTTTTTTTCTTGGGCATTACAAAAAAAGACAGTAAGTAATAATGCAACTGATAATAGATTTTTCATTTAGGACCATTTTTTGAGAGTCCTAAGTTAAGTAATTTGATACGAATTTTAAACAGAATAGTCTTTAAACATATAAATCCACAGCAATCTTGAAAGACGAATGTTGAATGGCGCCATCGCTATTATGACAAAAGTAATGATGCCAATGATTCTTAAGTCAAATAATTGTGTGAAAAATTGTTGTGCAATCAAATAAGTTGCGATTCCCTGTGCGACTGTTAGTCCATAATTTACATACATGGCACCAAAGAAATAACCGGGCTCTTTTTCGAATTTGTATTGACAGTGCGAACAATACTGATTCATTTTTGGAAAACCAATGTTAAGGAAGATGTTTTTTTCGTTAAAAACTTTTCCTCTATGACAATTTGGGCATTCGTTGTTTAGGATGTGAACAAGTAGATGTGACATTTTTTTGTTTTTTTCAAAGGTATTTGTAATTCGTGTCACAGCTATTTTCTATATTCGCTAATTATAGCACAAAAAAGACATTTTGTAATTATGAGTAAATATCCGATTTATTCCATTCAGCGATTTAATTGTAATGATTTCGGAAGTGATTTTTATATCAATACTTTTAAAAATCACTTGGTTAATCACGGTTTTGTCGAAGAGCCACATAGACATAATTCGTATGTGTTGGTTCTTTTTACCAATGGATCAGGTACACATGATATTGATTTTGATAGCTTCAGGATTCAGCCCGGTAGTGTGTTCTTTATGCAACCGGGACAAATTCATCATTGGGATTTGTCTGATGATATTGATGGGTTTGTTGTTTTTTATTCTCAAGAAATGTATAATCTTTATTTTAGGCAAAAGACAATTGATGGTTTTTCTTTTTATTCTTCGTTGGGGAATTCGCCCGAAATTGTTTTTGATTCTAAAGAATTAAAGACGATTGAACCTTATTTTTTCAACATACTTGAAGAATATCAAGGAAACAAATTGATGAAACAAGACAAAATTCTGAATTTATTGGATTGTATTCATATCGAAATTGCGAGAAAATATGAAGAAAATAATGTTTTAAAAGCACATTCTTATAATGTAAAAATAAAAGAGTTTAATGCGCTTTTGGAACTGCATTTTTGGACAGAAAAAACAGCCGCGTTTTATGCTTCACAACTCCATATTACGCTAAAACATTTGAATAGAATCTGCAGTGAAATCTTAAAAAAGACCACAACACAGGTTATTGCTGGAAGGGTTATTCTAGAGGCCAAAAGAATGTTGATGGATAAAAAAAGAACAGTCAACGAAATTGCAACAATGCTGGGTTTTGATGATTATTCTTATTTCGTGCGATTGTTTAAAAAGCATACAGCAATGACGCCGACCGCTTTTCGGTTTTCAAAGCGGTAATCCTGTTCAGTTTTTCTAAATAAAGTTCTCGCAAAGACGCGAAGTTGCAAAGAAATTGGTTGTAAACTTTGCGACTTAGCGTCTTTGCGAGAGTTGTATTCAAGAAATAAACTAAAAAGAAATGCCCATTTTTATGCCACATCGGAACACGAAATTATCTGAATAAATGTTGTCGATATCGCCTTTTCCGGCTACTTCCCATTTCCAATTGTATCCCAATGAAGGATCAATACTGAAATTGTTTCCGATTTTGATTTTGTATCCAATGTCGTTATTTAATAAACTCCAATAGGAATATTTTCCATCGAAATGGCCCAAAGGTGTGTCTTCGTCAAATTCGGTGTTGGAATACGCCAAAAGCCATTGAATATAAACGCCGGATTTGCGCCCGCCAGTTTTGTAAAATCGATGACCAAGCTCCACTGCAAAACCAGTGCCTTGTACTTCTACCAAATTGTTGTCATAATTCATTCGTGACATGGAAATATTCAATACAGTAGAAGTGTGTTGACTGAAAATACCAAATTTGTTTTTGCTAAATTCTGCACTTATGCCATACAATGAAGGATCAGAGTAACTGTAATTTGCAGAAATGGTAACGGTAGTCGGGTCTGATTGTCTTTGTTGGGCAAATGTTGATACGGTAAACAACAATAAAATGGTGATGAATAGTGTTGATTGCTTCATGTTGTATGGGTTTAGAATCATGAAGTTACGAATTTTTTATTAACTCAGCCTGTTTTATTTGCGATAGAAATTAGGGACAATTATTTGGATTATAGGTATAAAAAAACAGTTTAAAGTCTAAAGTAATTAAACTTTATGCTTTAAACTGTTTTATGTAATTTAAATTATATTAAGCTGTTACTTCGGAAAAAGATACAGCTTCTTTGATTCTGCGCAAAGCTTCTTTTAGTAATTCTTCGCTTGTTGCGTAAGAGAAACGGATACAATTTGGGTTTCCAAAAGCATCTCCCGTTACAGTTGCTACACAAGCTTCGGCCAAAAGATACATGGAGAAATCATTAGCATCTTTGATTAATGTTCCTTTTAATGTTTTTCCGAAGAAAGAAGAAACATCTGGGAATACGTAAAAAGCTCCTTCAGGACTGTTTATTTTGATTCCAGGGATTTCTTTTAATAATCCTACAACTAAATCTCTACGGCTGTGGAAAGCCTGAACCATGTGGTTCAATACGCTTGGGTCTGCATCTACAGCTGTGATTGTAGCGCGTTGTGCGATAGAATTTGCTCCAGATGTTACCTGGCCTTGAATTTTAGTACACGCTTTAGCAATAAATTCTGGTGCTCCAATGTAACCGATTCTGTATCCTGTCATTGCAAAAGCTTTGGCAACTCCGTTTACAGTAATAGTTTTTTCCAACATTCCTGGAATAGAACCAATACTGCAGAAAGTTCCAGAGAAATTGATGTGCTCATAGATTTCATCTGCAACTACATAAATGTTTGGATATTTTTCTAATACTTTAGCAAGAGCAGTTAATTCTTCTCTGTTGTAAACAGATCCCGAAGGGTTACATGGAGAAGAGAACCACATCATTTTTGTTTTTGGTGTGATAGCTGCTTCCAATTGTTCTGGTGTGATTTTGAAATCTGTTTCTACAGAAGTTGGAACTTCTACAGGAACTCCTCCAGATAATTTTACGATTTCGAAATAGGAAACCCAATATGGTGCTGGTAAGATTACCTCGTCACCATCATTAAGCATTACTTGTGCAATATTGTATAAAGATTGTTTTGCTCCTGTTGAAACTACAATTTGAGATGGTTTGTAATCCAATCCGTTGTCTCTTTTGAATTTTCTGCAAATAGCTTCTTTTAAGTCGCCATAACCATCAACTGGAGAATAGGTGCTATAATTGTCATCAATAGCTTTTTTTGCAGCTTCTTTAATGAAATCAGGAGTGTTGAAATCTGGTTCTCCCAAACTTAAACTGATGATGTCTTTTCCTTGTGCTTTTAATTCTCTTGCCAATGCCGCCATCGCCAATGTTTGTGAGGTGGCCAAATTGTTAATTCTGTCTGAAAGTGGATTGCTCATTAAAATGTAATTTTTGGTTTATTCTTTTTTTAGATAATTAATTATTTATAAGGCGGGTTTTAATCCCAATGTTTTTAAATGTTTGAAATGGGCAATAACAGCAGCTGTCATTGTCTTGTATTCATAATAGGGTAACTGACATTCTTTTGCCGTTTCTTTTACGAT belongs to Flavobacterium gilvum and includes:
- a CDS encoding OsmC family protein, whose protein sequence is MENMFDEDITGSIGTQKYLCTISWRNGKLLMDEPENKGGKDLGPDPFSTLLASLASCTLSTLRMYIDRKEWIIPEINISLNLYQETVDGELSTTIKRNITFSGDVTAEQRERLLIIADKCPISKLLKGNIIINTTF
- a CDS encoding GNAT family N-acetyltransferase, with translation MNEEVQLEINDRKGFFHIDVNGKTESKMTFVFAGPDKIIIDHTEVNEGNNGKGYGKKMVAKAVEFAREKNIKIIPLCPFAKKVFDKTPEFRDVL
- a CDS encoding pirin family protein produces the protein MTTTVLHKADTRGHADHGWLNAYHSFSFASWYNPDRVQFGALRVLNDDTIAAGMGFGTHPHDNMEIITIPLEGDLAHKDSMGNAATIKTGDVQVMSAGTGIQHSEFNPNADQQTKLFQIWLFPRTRNVEPRYQQITLDTAEQKNNFAQILSPNPDDAGVWIHQDAWFHLADFEAGFSKQYELKKEGNGIYVFVISGTITADNQELQTRDGLGITDFKTLDIKATTDAKFLLMEIPMRY
- a CDS encoding Crp/Fnr family transcriptional regulator: MALILENIAQHVTLNSQEQEFILSKTEIKHYKAKTILLNAGEICKHSYFVNSGVLRSFNINDNIVEHVLSFACSGWWISDMYSLLSQKPGNLFIQVIEDAEVVILSKENQEILYKEIPQLERFFRILIEKSLVAHQERLMDNLSLTAEERFEKFCKKNLDLIQKVPQKQIASYMGVTPEFFSKMKSRLLKK
- a CDS encoding DUF6370 family protein: MKNLLSVALLLTVFFCNAQEKKESLKPQTVEVACGECQFGMKGKGCNLAIRIDGKTYFVDGTKIDDHGDAHAADGFCETIRKAEVTGTIVDNRFKAITFTLLPKKK
- a CDS encoding AraC family transcriptional regulator — translated: MSKYPIYSIQRFNCNDFGSDFYINTFKNHLVNHGFVEEPHRHNSYVLVLFTNGSGTHDIDFDSFRIQPGSVFFMQPGQIHHWDLSDDIDGFVVFYSQEMYNLYFRQKTIDGFSFYSSLGNSPEIVFDSKELKTIEPYFFNILEEYQGNKLMKQDKILNLLDCIHIEIARKYEENNVLKAHSYNVKIKEFNALLELHFWTEKTAAFYASQLHITLKHLNRICSEILKKTTTQVIAGRVILEAKRMLMDKKRTVNEIATMLGFDDYSYFVRLFKKHTAMTPTAFRFSKR
- a CDS encoding pyridoxal phosphate-dependent aminotransferase; amino-acid sequence: MSNPLSDRINNLATSQTLAMAALARELKAQGKDIISLSLGEPDFNTPDFIKEAAKKAIDDNYSTYSPVDGYGDLKEAICRKFKRDNGLDYKPSQIVVSTGAKQSLYNIAQVMLNDGDEVILPAPYWVSYFEIVKLSGGVPVEVPTSVETDFKITPEQLEAAITPKTKMMWFSSPCNPSGSVYNREELTALAKVLEKYPNIYVVADEIYEHINFSGTFCSIGSIPGMLEKTITVNGVAKAFAMTGYRIGYIGAPEFIAKACTKIQGQVTSGANSIAQRATITAVDADPSVLNHMVQAFHSRRDLVVGLLKEIPGIKINSPEGAFYVFPDVSSFFGKTLKGTLIKDANDFSMYLLAEACVATVTGDAFGNPNCIRFSYATSEELLKEALRRIKEAVSFSEVTA